In the genome of Mesotoga infera, one region contains:
- the dnaX gene encoding DNA polymerase III subunit gamma/tau — translation MSEALYRKYRPRNFSELIGQDQVKEILGKTIESNTVSHAYIFSGSRGTGKTTTARILAKMLNCLSEGSSKPCGVCDSCRAIDSSSHMDVVELDAASYRGIDEIRKIRDAVSYRPVMGGFKVYIIDEFHMLTREAFNALLKTLEEPPERVVFVLATTNLEKVPETVLSRCQIFNFKPLEEKDIMTYLEKIAKAEGLEFDERALRYISKAAHGGMRDAVNLMERVIAFADDVSEESVRATLGILPEEVVKEFISAFSSGEPSMILKMSEDIQSGGFTYEVFLEQVIDAVKDQLVHEASGERFNLLSSLWEINRELRYAEDKRGTFEVMTLLKSGLGKARINLAASDEPTSTDSIAVEADSKKSEDSDMVDGKDLTEILEHLRRNNYILLWTLLSLASVRNTEDGKEFVVDADSDYSQALLEERLGSLNRISTDLVGKKFLLADDSVREDPFGNLDEDSREYVDAVIAGLGLKDDIDKGKIKIELEED, via the coding sequence ATGTCTGAAGCTTTGTATAGGAAATATAGACCGAGAAATTTCAGTGAATTGATTGGACAGGATCAAGTGAAAGAGATCCTGGGAAAGACAATAGAAAGCAATACAGTATCCCACGCTTACATATTCTCAGGCTCGAGGGGCACAGGGAAGACTACGACTGCCCGCATTCTTGCCAAGATGCTCAACTGCCTTTCGGAAGGATCTTCAAAACCATGTGGTGTCTGTGACTCCTGCAGGGCCATCGATTCCTCTTCGCATATGGACGTCGTTGAACTTGATGCGGCTTCTTACAGAGGAATAGACGAGATCAGGAAGATACGGGATGCCGTATCTTACAGGCCGGTTATGGGCGGGTTTAAAGTATATATTATTGATGAATTTCACATGCTGACAAGAGAAGCCTTCAATGCGCTTTTGAAGACTCTTGAAGAACCTCCCGAAAGAGTTGTTTTCGTTCTTGCCACAACTAATCTTGAGAAGGTTCCGGAGACAGTACTTTCTCGCTGTCAGATCTTTAACTTCAAGCCTCTTGAAGAAAAGGACATTATGACTTACCTTGAGAAAATTGCTAAGGCAGAGGGGCTGGAGTTCGATGAAAGGGCGCTTCGCTACATATCTAAGGCGGCGCACGGAGGCATGAGAGACGCAGTCAATCTTATGGAGAGAGTAATCGCTTTTGCTGATGATGTGAGCGAAGAGTCTGTGAGAGCTACTCTGGGTATTCTTCCTGAAGAGGTCGTAAAGGAGTTTATTTCAGCCTTTTCATCCGGAGAGCCTTCAATGATATTGAAGATGTCTGAAGATATTCAGTCCGGAGGATTCACTTACGAAGTCTTTCTTGAACAAGTGATAGATGCTGTTAAAGATCAACTTGTACATGAAGCCAGCGGTGAGAGGTTCAATCTTCTCTCATCTCTCTGGGAGATAAATCGAGAACTAAGATATGCCGAAGACAAGCGCGGCACTTTTGAAGTGATGACACTTCTCAAGAGCGGATTGGGGAAAGCGCGAATCAATCTCGCCGCTTCAGATGAACCGACTTCGACAGACTCGATTGCTGTCGAAGCTGACTCTAAGAAGTCCGAAGATTCTGATATGGTAGATGGCAAGGACCTTACAGAGATACTGGAGCACCTTCGAAGAAACAACTATATTCTCTTGTGGACTCTGTTGAGCCTTGCAAGCGTAAGAAATACCGAAGATGGAAAGGAATTTGTGGTCGATGCGGACAGTGATTACTCACAAGCGCTTCTTGAAGAAAGGCTTGGATCACTGAATCGAATTTCGACGGATCTTGTTGGGAAGAAGTTCCTTCTAGCAGATGATTCGGTCCGAGAAGATCCTTTTGGAAATCTAGATGAAGATTCTAGAGAGTATGTTGATGCAGTAATTGCCGGACTTGGTTTGAAGGATGATATCGACAAAGGAAAGATAAAAATAGAGCTTGAGGAGGATTAA